A window from Ictalurus furcatus strain D&B chromosome 16, Billie_1.0, whole genome shotgun sequence encodes these proteins:
- the LOC128620486 gene encoding leucine-rich repeat transmembrane neuronal protein 4-like → MGLSSCAKRLACLLSLLASFFHLLCSGEKTCPYSCRCESKIVHCDSASFIDVPENISVTCQGLSLRNNDLHTMLPYQFAHLNQLLWLYLDHNQISFVDSRAFQGIRRLKELVLSTNRISQLHNATFHGVPNLRSLDLSYNKLQELQPGQFHGLRKLQNLHLRSNGLTTIPVRAFIECRSLEFLDLGYNRLRVLTRTTFLGLSRLMELHLEHNQFSRINFFLFPRLANLRGLYLQWNRIRAVNQGFPWMWYTLQKLDLSGNEIQSLDPVVFQCLPNLQVLNLESNKLANVSHETVAAWISLSTISLAGNVWDCGPGICPLVAWLKNFRGTKDTSIICSNPKHLQGEKVMEATKNYIDCDDFELIAQTPFPHHTWESSMETTPEPILPLTTAELPLPPATSEPPIPPLLAQPLPYPTVPETNPRDTPPNTPPPSNSLLVTPSPEQEDLSFHKIVVGGVALFFTTSLILMVIYVSCRRYPGATRLLQQRSVVGRKRRKKSPEPEQNLSSQLQEYYMSYNPAATPEAMDVLANGTGTCTCTISGSRECEV, encoded by the coding sequence gtCTGTCGAGTTGTGCCAAGAGATTAGCatgcctcctctctctccttgccTCCTTCTTCCATCTTCTCTGCTCCGGGGAGAAAACATGTCCTTACAGCTGCCGTTGTGAGAGTAAAATCGTCCATTGTGACTCAGCATCTTTCATCGATGTCCCAGAAAACATTTCAGTAACTTGCCAGGGTTTGTCTCTGCGAAACAATGACTTGCACACAATGCTCCCTTACCAGTTTGCCCACCTGAACCAGCTCCTCTGGCTGTACCTGGACCACAATCAGATCTCGTTTGTAGACAGCCGTGCTTTCCAGGGCATACGACGGCTAAAGGAGTTGGTCTTAAGCACCAACAGGATCTCACAACTACACAATGCTACGTTCCACGGCGTGCCAAATCTGCGTAGCCTGGACCTGTCCTATAACAAACTCCAGGAATTGCAGCCAGGTCAGTTCCATGGTCTTCGAAAGCTACAAAATCTGCATCTACGCTCCAACGGGCTCACAACAATTCCTGTTCGGGCTTTCATAGAGTGCAGAAGCCTGGAGTTTCTGGATCTGGGGTACAATCGACTTCGTGTCCTCACGCGTACTACGTTCTTGGGTTTATCTCGGCTGATGGAACTGCACCTGGAGCACAATCAGTTCTCCAGGAtcaacttctttctttttccacgcCTTGCAAACCTCCGTGGGCTGTATCTCCAGTGGAATCGTATCCGGGCAGTTAACCAAGGCTTCCCCTGGATGTGGTATACCCTGCAGAAGCTGGACCTGTCTGGCAATGAGATCCAGAGTCTGGATCCTGTGGTTTTCCAATGCTTGCCAAATCTTCAGGTTCTTAACTTGGAGTCTAACAAGCTTGCTAATGTGTCCCATGAGACGGTGGCAGCCTGGATTTCCCTCTCAACAATCAGCCTCGCTGGGAATGTCTGGGACTGTGGGCCGGGCATTTGTCCTCTCGTCGCATGGTTAAAGAATTTTCGTGGAACTAAAGACACAAGTATCATTTGCAGTAACCCTAAACATCTTCAAGGGGAAAAGGTTATGGAGGCAACAAAAAATTATATCGATTGTGATGATTTTGAACTCATTGCCCAAACACCGTTTCCGCACCACACTTGGGAGTCAAGTATGGAAACTACCCCTGAGCCAATCTTGCCTTTGACAACTGCCGAACTACCCCTGCCTCCAGCCACCTCTGAACCACCCATCCCACCATTGTTGGCTCAACCTCTTCCTTATCCTACTGTCCCTGAAACCAACCCCAGAGACACCCCTCCGAATACGCCACCACCCTCCAACAGCCTGCTAGTGACACCGTCTCCAGAACAAGAGGACTTATCCTTCCATAAGATTGTGGTTGGTGGTGTGGCACTTTTCTTTACAACATCACTCATCTTGATGGTGATATACGTCTCCTGTAGACGGTATCCTGGAGCCACACGGCTGTTGCAACAGCGCTCCGTGGTCGGACGGAAGCGACGGAAAAAGAGTCCCGAGCCAGAACAGAACCTGAGCTCCCAACTGCAGGAATATTACATGAGCTACAACCCTGCTGCTACGCCAGAAGCCATGGATGTACTGGCCAATGGGACTGGTACTTGCACATGTACCATATCCGGCTCCAGGGAATGTGAGGTATGA